In Alkalinema sp. FACHB-956, a single window of DNA contains:
- the puuE gene encoding allantoinase PuuE: MVNSSVYPRDLIGYGAMPPHPQWPHQARIAVQFVINYEEGGENCILHGDRASEAFLSEIPGAQPFVGLRHMNMESCYEYGSRAGFWRLHRLFTQRQIPVTVYGIAMALERHPEAVAAMLQADWEIASHGYRWIDYKDFDEAAERDHLQRAIEIHTRVTGSRPLGWYTGRNSPHTRKLVVEAGGFLYDADSYADDLPYWVYDYGTPHLVIPYTLDNNDMRFATSQGFNSGDQFFAYLRDAFDVLYAEGETAPKMMSVGLHCRLVGRPGRSAALARFLDYVQGHDRVWLCRRMDIAHHWHQHHPPTAF; the protein is encoded by the coding sequence ATGGTAAATTCTTCGGTTTATCCCCGTGATCTGATTGGCTATGGTGCGATGCCTCCCCATCCCCAGTGGCCTCACCAAGCTCGGATTGCGGTGCAATTTGTGATCAACTATGAAGAAGGTGGCGAAAACTGTATTTTGCATGGCGATCGGGCATCGGAAGCGTTTCTATCGGAGATTCCGGGGGCCCAACCTTTTGTGGGTCTGCGGCATATGAATATGGAATCCTGCTATGAATATGGCAGTCGAGCGGGCTTTTGGCGGCTGCATCGGCTGTTTACCCAACGGCAGATTCCGGTGACAGTTTATGGGATTGCCATGGCCTTAGAACGGCATCCAGAGGCGGTGGCGGCAATGCTGCAAGCGGATTGGGAAATTGCCAGCCATGGGTATCGCTGGATTGATTACAAAGATTTTGATGAAGCGGCGGAACGGGATCATTTACAACGGGCGATCGAGATTCACACCCGCGTCACGGGCAGTCGTCCCCTGGGTTGGTACACGGGCCGCAACAGTCCCCACACGCGCAAACTGGTGGTGGAAGCCGGGGGATTCCTCTACGATGCCGATAGTTACGCCGATGACTTGCCCTACTGGGTCTACGACTACGGCACGCCCCATTTGGTGATCCCCTACACACTGGATAATAACGATATGCGTTTTGCCACCAGTCAGGGCTTTAATTCCGGCGATCAGTTTTTTGCCTACCTGCGGGATGCCTTTGATGTGCTGTATGCCGAAGGAGAAACTGCCCCGAAAATGATGAGTGTGGGGCTACATTGTCGCTTGGTGGGACGACCGGGCCGATCGGCGGCTTTAGCACGATTTTTAGACTATGTGCAGGGCCACGATCGGGTATGGCTGTGTCGGCGGATGGATATTGCGCACCATTGGCACCAACACCATCCACCAACGGCATTCTAA
- a CDS encoding CHASE2 domain-containing protein, translated as MSAKRVFLRISQADQTCIFFLDAGQGRSIQRSIHYPASLKNLYDNWRALYGRFYRDLRGRPGPSGTGDVPPEDLRVQLAQAEVLLLNEFDTWLSHAELLPLRTQLAELAKANGGEPIALFLSCDNIDLERLPWEAWDVGQQFGAAQSIQIIRSPINIRYSAKTLQRQGRLRILAIMGDDTGLDFQNEYEALKALKTNKVADVQFVGWQEGLAENDLKDRITQALSDVVGWDILFFAGHSNETELSQGRIFIAPGQSLLISELRPFLKQAQQRGLKVAIFNSCSGLNIAEGLVDLGLSQVVVMREPIHNQVAQEFFLQFVKGLASEQTIHASLRSACQYLQGRLKFPSTHLVPSLYCHPDAPLFQARPVGTRAKLRQWKPTVWEAIGLTGLVVLSSLLNVQQALIDRRQWVQAVYRDATGQTPAPKPLVLLVQIDSDSIKNNRIEPVWPINKGYLGKLLTQAAKMQAPIVGLDYLLDRPQKEVDQSFSQTTKKLVAQGLPLVVGVDCRGETCQKPLPDLFPSSGVHYGSMGLLLAAEGMNRSSIYVPLQDSSQSVLPLAYQLACLGPRSAAQPSASCQRSQGSPDWLTPSPITRLSYGFGQMWFHPLIDYSIDPESVYKTLPAHQFLETLKTSPDLQDLAQQILLIAPGLYDEAGVEHKNADRYGTPQAFRYWQSSMDQMPGGNIHAYLAYQWRNQLFIRPIPDLWLVLLAAFIAKGLVIYRSQKGMNLYIWSGLILSFSIITLFSFQVYISFQILLPVLLPTTTISMYILLAVVKDAVYGKRV; from the coding sequence ATGTCTGCTAAACGTGTTTTTCTCCGCATTAGCCAAGCCGATCAAACTTGCATCTTCTTTTTGGATGCAGGCCAAGGTCGTTCAATCCAGCGGTCTATTCACTACCCTGCTAGCTTAAAGAATCTGTATGATAACTGGCGTGCTCTCTATGGCCGATTCTATCGCGATTTGCGGGGGCGACCCGGCCCCAGTGGGACGGGGGACGTTCCGCCGGAGGATTTGCGGGTGCAGCTTGCGCAAGCTGAGGTGTTATTGCTGAATGAATTTGATACTTGGCTTAGCCATGCAGAACTGTTACCGCTGCGGACGCAACTGGCTGAACTGGCGAAGGCCAATGGTGGAGAACCGATCGCCCTATTTCTAAGCTGTGACAATATCGACTTGGAGCGGTTGCCCTGGGAAGCTTGGGACGTGGGGCAGCAGTTTGGAGCGGCTCAGTCCATTCAAATTATTCGATCGCCCATCAACATTCGCTATTCCGCTAAAACACTGCAACGGCAGGGACGGCTGCGCATTCTGGCCATTATGGGCGATGACACTGGCTTAGATTTCCAAAATGAATACGAGGCACTGAAAGCCCTAAAAACAAATAAAGTGGCAGATGTGCAATTTGTGGGCTGGCAGGAGGGATTGGCTGAGAATGATCTGAAAGATCGAATTACCCAAGCGCTCAGTGATGTTGTGGGTTGGGATATCCTCTTTTTTGCAGGACACAGCAATGAAACTGAATTAAGTCAGGGCAGAATTTTTATTGCGCCTGGTCAGTCGCTGCTGATCAGTGAACTGCGACCGTTTTTAAAGCAAGCGCAGCAGCGGGGCCTCAAAGTCGCCATTTTCAATTCCTGTAGTGGTTTAAATATTGCTGAGGGCTTGGTGGATTTGGGGTTGAGTCAGGTGGTCGTGATGCGGGAACCGATTCACAATCAGGTAGCGCAGGAGTTTTTTCTTCAGTTTGTCAAAGGATTAGCCAGTGAGCAAACGATTCATGCCTCGCTCCGATCGGCCTGTCAGTACCTCCAGGGACGCTTAAAGTTTCCCTCGACCCATCTGGTGCCATCGCTCTACTGCCATCCTGATGCCCCGCTATTTCAGGCCCGTCCAGTGGGGACCCGTGCCAAGTTACGTCAATGGAAACCGACTGTTTGGGAAGCGATCGGGTTGACGGGGTTAGTCGTGCTGAGTAGCTTGCTGAATGTGCAACAGGCACTCATCGATCGCCGGCAGTGGGTTCAGGCGGTCTATCGGGATGCAACAGGGCAAACACCTGCGCCAAAGCCTTTGGTTTTACTGGTTCAGATAGATTCTGATTCGATCAAGAACAATCGCATTGAACCCGTCTGGCCGATTAATAAAGGCTATCTTGGTAAGCTGTTGACTCAGGCAGCCAAGATGCAAGCGCCGATCGTGGGTCTGGATTATTTGCTCGATCGTCCGCAGAAAGAGGTTGATCAGTCCTTTAGTCAAACAACGAAAAAGTTAGTAGCCCAAGGATTGCCCTTGGTGGTTGGGGTGGATTGTCGGGGCGAAACTTGCCAAAAACCCTTACCCGACCTATTTCCGAGTTCAGGGGTGCACTATGGCTCTATGGGGCTATTGCTGGCCGCTGAAGGCATGAATCGATCGTCGATTTATGTGCCCTTGCAGGATTCATCCCAGTCTGTGTTGCCCTTGGCTTACCAATTAGCCTGTTTAGGGCCAAGAAGTGCCGCCCAACCCTCCGCCTCTTGTCAGAGATCGCAGGGTTCACCGGATTGGCTCACGCCCAGTCCAATCACGCGGCTATCCTACGGTTTTGGACAAATGTGGTTCCATCCGCTGATTGACTATTCGATCGATCCGGAAAGCGTTTATAAAACATTACCTGCCCATCAATTTCTGGAAACTTTAAAAACATCACCGGACTTACAAGATTTAGCACAGCAGATCTTACTAATTGCACCAGGTCTGTATGACGAGGCGGGAGTGGAGCATAAAAATGCCGATCGCTATGGAACACCCCAGGCTTTTCGCTATTGGCAATCCAGTATGGATCAAATGCCAGGAGGAAATATCCATGCCTATTTAGCCTACCAATGGCGGAATCAATTATTTATTCGTCCGATTCCAGATCTCTGGTTGGTTCTACTAGCGGCATTTATAGCTAAGGGACTGGTCATCTATCGTTCCCAAAAAGGGATGAACCTCTATATCTGGAGTGGATTAATTCTTAGCTTTAGTATTATCACTTTATTCAGTTTTCAAGTCTATATCTCGTTTCAAATTTTGTTGCCAGTTTTGTTGCCAACGACGACGATTTCCATGTATATCTTATTAGCAGTAGTGAAGGATGCAGTCTATGGAAAGCGGGTTTAA
- a CDS encoding rubredoxin — protein sequence MDTYVCKVCGYVYDPANGDPEANIEPGLPFAVLPEDWTCPQCHADKSEFDPETGPMPGMVAPIGE from the coding sequence ATGGATACCTACGTTTGTAAAGTATGTGGATATGTATATGACCCTGCAAATGGGGATCCTGAAGCCAATATTGAACCCGGTCTACCGTTTGCAGTCCTCCCCGAAGATTGGACTTGCCCGCAATGTCATGCAGATAAGTCGGAATTTGATCCAGAAACCGGGCCTATGCCGGGAATGGTCGCACCGATCGGGGAATAG
- a CDS encoding gamma-glutamylcyclotransferase — MTQPSVEYKRIFICGSALRGQPDHANLGDAVFIRSAQTQPLYRLHAAGDGWHPAIYAVDSGGISIPGEVYDLTLADFDHLAANEPPHMYPSDVVLEDGEVLTAFLYPQELIEQFNWPDISHHGGWAAYKAAASQ, encoded by the coding sequence ATGACTCAGCCCTCCGTTGAATATAAGCGAATTTTCATCTGTGGATCAGCCCTACGGGGACAACCCGACCATGCCAACTTAGGCGATGCGGTATTCATTCGATCTGCGCAGACACAGCCCTTGTACCGTCTCCACGCGGCTGGGGATGGGTGGCATCCCGCCATCTATGCCGTGGACTCTGGCGGAATTTCAATTCCGGGGGAGGTCTACGATTTAACTCTGGCAGACTTTGACCACCTAGCCGCCAATGAGCCGCCCCATATGTATCCCAGCGACGTTGTCTTGGAGGATGGGGAAGTTCTAACCGCATTTTTATATCCCCAGGAATTGATCGAGCAGTTTAACTGGCCCGATATTTCCCACCACGGCGGTTGGGCCGCCTACAAAGCCGCCGCCAGCCAGTAG
- the uraD gene encoding 2-oxo-4-hydroxy-4-carboxy-5-ureidoimidazoline decarboxylase, which yields MAPTYSLIELNAMSELDFIAALGHIFEQTPRIAQQAWLQRPFVSITDLHQKMVAIVDQLPPAQQIDLICAHPDLGSRAKMAEASVKEQAGVGLDQLTASEYDRFQALNQTYKAKFGFPFIIAVRNHTKTTILEAFEQRLQNTPEQEQQTALAEIATIAQFRLQDSLR from the coding sequence ATGGCTCCAACCTATTCCCTGATCGAATTGAATGCAATGTCTGAACTGGATTTTATAGCAGCCCTGGGGCATATTTTTGAACAAACGCCGAGAATTGCTCAACAGGCTTGGTTACAGCGGCCCTTTGTCAGTATTACAGATCTCCACCAGAAAATGGTCGCGATCGTAGATCAATTGCCCCCAGCGCAACAGATTGATCTGATCTGCGCCCATCCGGATTTAGGCAGTCGAGCCAAGATGGCTGAAGCCTCGGTCAAGGAACAGGCGGGGGTGGGGCTCGATCAACTCACGGCTAGTGAATACGATCGCTTTCAGGCCCTCAATCAGACCTACAAAGCCAAATTTGGCTTTCCCTTCATCATCGCAGTGCGCAACCATACCAAGACAACGATTCTAGAAGCCTTTGAACAACGGCTCCAGAATACACCGGAGCAGGAGCAACAAACGGCATTGGCAGAAATTGCGACTATTGCTCAATTTAGATTACAGGATAGTCTGAGATGA
- the hpxO gene encoding FAD-dependent urate hydroxylase HpxO yields MQGLKAIVIGAGIGGLTAGIALRKAGYEVEIYDRVQELRPVGAGISLWSNGVKVLNWLGLGREIAQIGGRMARMEYRWLDGRILNDIDLAPLVQSVGQCPYPVARADLQAILLQAFDGTVNLNHCCVEIEQTDRQVTARFENGHCATGDLLIAANGVRSNLREYVLGQPFHPNYAGYVNFNGLVAASADLAPSQTWVVYVGQHQRASMMPVANDRFYFFFDVPLPLEAGANPAGVKAELQHHFQGWAEPVQRLIDGVDPQATARLAIHDMGPIDRLVKGRVALLGDAAHTTCPDLGQGGCQAMEDALVLAQCLVTTNVGVEDALQLYERQRRDRVSAVVRKARQRAEMIHGKDPQVTQQWYDQLATEDPLEVTGAIAKTILGGPLH; encoded by the coding sequence ATGCAGGGTTTAAAGGCGATCGTCATTGGGGCGGGGATTGGTGGACTGACGGCGGGAATTGCTCTACGGAAGGCGGGCTATGAGGTGGAAATCTACGATCGGGTGCAGGAGCTCAGGCCCGTGGGTGCTGGGATTTCCCTCTGGTCGAATGGCGTGAAGGTGCTGAACTGGTTGGGGTTGGGGCGAGAAATTGCTCAGATTGGTGGCAGGATGGCTCGGATGGAATACCGTTGGTTAGACGGTCGGATTTTGAATGACATTGATCTGGCTCCGTTGGTGCAATCCGTAGGCCAATGTCCCTATCCTGTGGCGCGGGCGGATCTACAAGCCATCTTGCTGCAAGCCTTTGACGGAACCGTGAATTTAAACCATTGCTGCGTAGAGATTGAGCAGACCGATCGACAAGTCACCGCACGGTTTGAAAATGGCCATTGTGCAACGGGCGATCTGTTAATTGCGGCCAATGGGGTGCGATCGAACTTGCGGGAATACGTGTTGGGTCAACCGTTTCATCCCAACTATGCTGGCTATGTCAATTTCAATGGGTTAGTGGCAGCCAGTGCCGATCTCGCGCCGTCGCAAACCTGGGTGGTTTACGTTGGTCAGCACCAGCGAGCTTCCATGATGCCCGTGGCAAACGATCGCTTTTACTTCTTTTTTGATGTGCCGTTGCCGCTGGAGGCAGGGGCGAATCCGGCAGGGGTCAAAGCGGAACTGCAACACCATTTCCAAGGCTGGGCAGAACCTGTGCAACGGTTAATCGATGGCGTCGATCCGCAGGCAACGGCAAGGCTCGCAATTCACGACATGGGGCCGATCGATCGCTTAGTCAAAGGCCGTGTGGCGTTGCTGGGAGATGCGGCTCACACGACCTGTCCGGACTTGGGCCAAGGGGGATGCCAAGCCATGGAAGATGCCTTAGTCCTGGCGCAATGTTTAGTGACCACCAATGTGGGTGTGGAAGATGCATTACAGCTTTACGAACGCCAACGCCGCGATCGCGTGAGTGCGGTGGTGAGGAAGGCACGGCAACGGGCGGAAATGATCCATGGTAAAGATCCGCAGGTGACGCAGCAATGGTACGACCAACTGGCCACAGAAGATCCCTTGGAGGTGACGGGGGCGATCGCAAAAACGATTTTAGGGGGGCCGTTACATTAA
- the uraH gene encoding hydroxyisourate hydrolase encodes MGKLTTHVLDTAQGCPAAGVSLQLWRYDRESGDRQLLVTAVTNLDGRTDVPLRLNEQLKTGVYEIIFFVKEYFDQQPLNLPDLPFLMEVPVRFTISDPDANYHIPLLVSPWSYTTYRGS; translated from the coding sequence ATGGGAAAACTCACAACCCATGTTCTAGACACGGCCCAAGGCTGCCCAGCGGCAGGGGTCTCCCTTCAACTTTGGCGGTACGATCGCGAATCCGGCGATCGGCAACTGTTAGTCACAGCAGTGACCAATTTAGATGGTCGTACCGATGTTCCATTACGGCTCAACGAACAGTTAAAAACGGGCGTTTACGAAATCATCTTTTTTGTGAAAGAGTATTTTGACCAACAGCCCCTGAATCTTCCGGATCTCCCCTTTCTGATGGAAGTTCCAGTTCGCTTTACAATTTCTGATCCCGATGCAAATTATCATATTCCGCTCTTAGTTTCTCCGTGGTCGTATACGACCTATCGGGGCAGTTAA